A genomic window from Pseudomonas argentinensis includes:
- a CDS encoding N-acyl-D-amino-acid deacylase family protein translates to MSQHANLLIRDVQLIDGTGAAPYQGDLAVRGERIVALGDLRDWSADTCIEGHGRCLSPGFIDVHTHDDSNVIRMPEMLPKLTQGVTTVIVGNCGISASPVHLPGPEVPDPMNLLGRLEDFCYPTFAAYAEAVSAAQPSVNVAALVGHTALRATVMERFDRPASAEEIQQMRGALRQALAEGAIGMSSGLAYMNARHAPAAEMRALVEEVGAAGGLYTTHLRDEFAGLLDAMDEAVATARHGRAPLVISHLKCAGVGNWGTAPLALEKLESAARQHSCHCDCYPYTAGSSTLDLGQVTDDFEIFITWSDPHPQMARQTLQAIAASWGVSLLEAAGRLQPAGAVYHNMAEDDMRRILRHPLSMVGSDGLPNDPHPHPRLWGAFPRVIGHFCRDQGLFTLPEAIYKMTGLSARNFGLHDRGELRVGAYADLTLFDFAAVHDSATFTNPIAAAQGIELVVVNGAVAYRHGQLEARAGRLLKRPEKSPHSST, encoded by the coding sequence ATGTCGCAGCACGCCAACCTGCTGATTCGCGACGTTCAGCTCATCGATGGCACCGGTGCCGCGCCCTATCAGGGCGACCTGGCGGTACGCGGCGAGCGCATTGTCGCCCTCGGCGACCTGCGCGACTGGTCAGCCGACACCTGTATCGAGGGCCATGGTCGCTGCCTGTCTCCCGGCTTTATCGACGTGCACACCCATGACGACAGCAACGTCATCCGCATGCCGGAGATGCTGCCCAAGCTCACCCAGGGCGTTACCACGGTCATCGTCGGCAACTGCGGGATCAGCGCCTCGCCGGTGCACCTGCCCGGCCCCGAGGTTCCAGACCCCATGAACCTGCTGGGCCGGCTCGAGGATTTTTGCTACCCGACGTTCGCCGCCTATGCCGAAGCGGTCAGCGCGGCGCAGCCAAGCGTCAACGTCGCGGCGCTGGTCGGGCATACCGCGTTGCGCGCCACGGTGATGGAGCGTTTCGACCGCCCGGCCAGCGCCGAGGAAATCCAGCAGATGCGCGGCGCCCTGCGTCAGGCCCTGGCGGAGGGTGCCATCGGCATGAGTTCGGGTTTGGCCTACATGAATGCGCGGCATGCTCCCGCGGCGGAGATGCGCGCCCTGGTCGAAGAGGTCGGCGCAGCCGGCGGCCTCTACACCACCCACCTGCGTGACGAGTTCGCCGGGCTGCTCGACGCCATGGACGAGGCCGTGGCAACCGCCCGCCATGGCAGGGCGCCGCTGGTGATCTCCCACCTCAAGTGCGCGGGCGTCGGCAACTGGGGCACGGCGCCCCTGGCCCTGGAAAAACTCGAGTCGGCGGCGCGGCAGCACAGCTGTCACTGCGACTGCTACCCCTACACCGCCGGCTCCTCGACCCTGGACCTCGGCCAGGTCACCGACGACTTCGAGATCTTCATTACCTGGTCCGACCCGCACCCGCAGATGGCGCGCCAGACCCTGCAAGCCATCGCCGCCAGCTGGGGCGTCTCGCTGCTCGAGGCCGCCGGCCGCCTGCAGCCGGCTGGCGCGGTCTACCACAACATGGCCGAAGACGACATGCGGCGCATCCTGCGCCATCCCCTGAGCATGGTCGGCTCCGACGGCCTGCCCAACGACCCCCACCCCCATCCCAGGCTATGGGGCGCGTTTCCGCGGGTGATCGGCCATTTCTGCCGGGACCAGGGGCTGTTCACCCTGCCCGAAGCCATCTACAAGATGACTGGCTTGTCCGCGCGCAACTTCGGCCTGCACGACCGCGGCGAGCTGCGCGTCGGCGCCTATGCCGACCTGACCCTGTTCGACTTCGCCGCGGTGCACGACAGCGCCACCTTCACCAACCCCATCGCCGCGGCGCAAGGCATCGAACTGGTGGTGGTCAACGGCGCGGTGGCCTACCGCCACGGGCAACTCGAAGCGCGCGCCGGCCGCCTGCTCAAACGCCCCGAAAAATCCCCCCATTCTTCAACCTGA
- a CDS encoding amino acid deaminase — protein sequence MKPAEPSDAPPSGVEKAAIIGTGRALLRDVSLPAAVVYQRPLAHNIAWMQAFAERHGARLAPHGKTTMTPALFKRQLEAGAWGITLATATQCMAAFEHGVTRLLMANQLVGAANMALVADLIARGAEFHCVVDSVANVRALDAFFAARGLRLQVMIELGVEGGRCGVRNDGELEALLTALEQSSALVLSGIEGYEGMIGGQAPIADVRAYGARLVETLMRLKRSAAFTADKPVVTASGSKWFDLIAEAFDRAELRGQYVPLLRPGCYVVHDHKLYAGAMEEVKARHADLEGELLPALEVFAHVQSLPEPGLAIVALGKRDIGCDPDLPMPQHLYREGQAPQDVRGWGVRMIMDQHLFLSVPAGETLAVGDILSFGTSHPCLTFDKWRQVLLVDEALEVLEVMPTRF from the coding sequence ATGAAACCTGCTGAGCCGAGCGACGCGCCGCCAAGCGGTGTGGAGAAAGCCGCGATCATCGGTACCGGGCGCGCCTTGCTGCGCGACGTCAGCCTGCCGGCAGCGGTGGTGTACCAGCGTCCACTGGCGCACAACATCGCCTGGATGCAAGCCTTCGCCGAGCGCCACGGTGCGCGGCTGGCGCCCCATGGCAAAACCACCATGACGCCGGCGCTGTTCAAGCGTCAGCTCGAAGCCGGAGCCTGGGGCATTACCCTCGCTACCGCCACCCAGTGCATGGCGGCATTCGAGCACGGCGTGACGCGCCTGCTGATGGCCAACCAGCTGGTCGGCGCGGCGAACATGGCGTTGGTGGCCGATCTCATCGCCAGGGGCGCGGAGTTCCACTGCGTGGTCGACAGCGTGGCCAACGTCCGCGCGCTGGATGCGTTCTTTGCGGCTCGCGGCCTGCGGCTGCAGGTGATGATCGAGCTGGGCGTGGAAGGTGGTCGCTGCGGCGTGCGCAACGACGGCGAGCTGGAGGCGCTGCTGACGGCACTGGAACAGTCGAGCGCCCTGGTGCTGTCCGGCATCGAGGGCTACGAGGGGATGATTGGCGGACAAGCGCCGATTGCCGATGTGCGGGCCTATGGCGCGCGCCTGGTCGAGACCCTGATGCGCCTGAAACGCAGCGCTGCCTTTACCGCCGACAAGCCGGTGGTCACTGCGTCCGGTTCCAAATGGTTCGATCTGATCGCCGAAGCCTTCGACCGCGCCGAGCTGCGCGGCCAGTACGTCCCGCTGCTGCGCCCCGGCTGCTACGTGGTGCACGACCACAAGCTGTATGCCGGGGCGATGGAGGAGGTCAAGGCGCGGCACGCGGATCTCGAGGGCGAGCTGCTGCCTGCCCTGGAAGTGTTCGCCCATGTGCAATCGCTGCCCGAACCCGGCCTGGCCATCGTCGCCCTCGGCAAGCGCGACATCGGCTGTGACCCCGACTTGCCGATGCCCCAGCATCTGTACCGCGAAGGCCAGGCCCCACAGGACGTGCGTGGTTGGGGCGTGCGCATGATCATGGACCAGCACCTGTTCCTGTCGGTGCCGGCGGGCGAGACCCTGGCGGTCGGCGACATTCTTTCCTTCGGCACTTCGCACCCTTGCCTCACCTTCGACAAATGGCGGCAGGTGCTGCTGGTCGACGAGGCGCTGGAGGTGTTGGAGGTGATGCCGACGCGCTTCTGA
- a CDS encoding NAD(P)H-dependent flavin oxidoreductase — MSCAVLGIDLPIIQAPMAGTATPALAAAVSNAGGLGSISIAAVQAEAGRQMIRETRAATGKPFNINVFCHHLSSADAAVERAWLAHLQPYFAEFGAAAPAAIRDIYCSFQEDEGQLEVLLEERPPIVSFHLGLPPRERINALKQAGITLLASATTLKEGLLAQEAGIDIIVAQGIEAGGHRGVFDPAHDQGIGTLALVRVLAKHLSRPVIAAGGIMDGAGIAAAMNLGACAAQLGTAFILCPESAANDAYRRMLGSGRAQVTQVTTVISGRPARGIVNRFMAEVGAPGHPAVPGFGIAYDAGKQLIAAAAKTGNAEFAAHWAGQGAALARAMPAAELVEVLQREYLAART; from the coding sequence ATGAGCTGCGCCGTATTGGGTATCGACCTGCCGATCATTCAAGCGCCCATGGCGGGCACCGCCACCCCCGCTCTGGCGGCGGCGGTCAGCAATGCCGGCGGGCTGGGCTCGATTTCCATCGCCGCGGTGCAGGCCGAGGCCGGCCGGCAGATGATCAGGGAAACCCGCGCCGCCACCGGCAAGCCGTTCAACATCAACGTGTTCTGCCACCACCTGAGCAGTGCCGATGCCGCCGTGGAGCGGGCATGGCTGGCGCATTTGCAGCCCTATTTCGCCGAGTTCGGCGCCGCTGCGCCAGCGGCTATCCGGGATATCTACTGCAGCTTCCAGGAAGACGAAGGGCAGCTCGAGGTGCTGCTGGAGGAGCGCCCACCCATCGTCAGCTTCCACCTGGGTCTGCCGCCGCGCGAGCGAATCAATGCCTTGAAGCAGGCCGGCATCACCTTGCTGGCCTCGGCCACCACCCTGAAAGAAGGGCTGCTGGCCCAGGAGGCGGGCATCGACATCATCGTCGCCCAGGGCATCGAGGCCGGCGGCCACCGCGGCGTGTTCGACCCGGCCCACGATCAGGGCATCGGCACCCTGGCCCTGGTGCGGGTGCTGGCCAAGCACCTGTCGCGCCCGGTCATCGCCGCCGGGGGCATCATGGACGGTGCCGGTATCGCGGCGGCCATGAACCTGGGCGCCTGCGCCGCACAGCTGGGTACCGCGTTCATCCTCTGCCCCGAGTCGGCCGCCAACGACGCCTATCGGCGCATGCTGGGCAGCGGGCGAGCACAGGTGACCCAGGTCACCACGGTGATTTCCGGGCGCCCGGCGCGGGGCATCGTCAATCGCTTCATGGCTGAAGTGGGCGCCCCCGGCCACCCCGCCGTGCCGGGTTTCGGCATCGCCTACGATGCCGGCAAACAGCTGATCGCTGCCGCTGCCAAGACCGGCAACGCCGAATTCGCAGCCCACTGGGCCGGCCAGGGGGCCGCCCTGGCGCGGGCGATGCCGGCGGCTGAACTGGTGGAGGTGCTGCAGCGCGAGTACCTGGCGGCACGCACCTAG
- a CDS encoding aspartate aminotransferase family protein: MSVQHDPVQRADFDQVMVPSYAPAAFVPVRGAGSRVWDQSGRELIDFSGGIAVNALGHAHPALVKALTEQAGKLWHVSNVFTNEPALRLARKLVDATFAERVFLCNSGAEANEAAFKLARRVAHDRFGADKYEIIAATNSFHGRTLFTVSVGGQPKYSDGFGPKIQGITHVPYNDLEALKAAVSDKTCAVVIEPIQGEGGVLPADLAYLQGARALCDQHDALLLFDEVQSGVGRSGHLYAYQHYGVTPDVLSSAKSLGGGFPIAAMLTTEALASHLAVGTHGTTYGGNPLGCAVAEALLDVVNTPEVLEGVKAKHERFKVRLLQVGERYGVFSGVRGMGLLIGAVLADAWKGKAREFFDGAAEENLMILQAGPDVVRFAPSLVIEDADIDEGLDRFERAVAKLAGA; the protein is encoded by the coding sequence ATGTCCGTTCAGCACGACCCGGTGCAACGCGCCGATTTCGACCAGGTGATGGTGCCCAGCTACGCCCCGGCTGCGTTCGTGCCGGTGCGCGGCGCCGGTTCGCGCGTCTGGGACCAGAGCGGTCGCGAGCTGATCGACTTCTCCGGCGGCATCGCCGTCAACGCCCTGGGCCATGCCCACCCGGCGCTGGTCAAGGCGCTGACCGAGCAAGCCGGCAAGCTGTGGCACGTCTCCAACGTGTTCACCAACGAGCCGGCACTGCGCCTGGCCAGGAAGCTGGTGGACGCCACCTTTGCCGAGCGCGTGTTTCTCTGCAACTCGGGCGCCGAAGCCAACGAGGCGGCCTTCAAGCTGGCGCGCCGCGTGGCCCACGACCGCTTCGGCGCCGACAAGTACGAGATCATCGCCGCCACCAACAGTTTTCACGGCCGCACCCTGTTCACGGTCAGTGTCGGTGGTCAGCCGAAGTACTCCGATGGCTTCGGGCCAAAGATCCAGGGCATCACCCACGTGCCGTACAACGACCTCGAGGCGTTGAAGGCGGCGGTCAGCGACAAGACCTGCGCCGTGGTCATCGAGCCGATCCAGGGCGAAGGCGGCGTGCTGCCGGCGGATCTGGCCTACCTGCAGGGCGCCCGCGCGCTGTGTGACCAGCACGACGCACTGCTGCTGTTCGACGAGGTACAGAGTGGCGTCGGCCGCTCAGGCCATCTGTATGCCTACCAGCACTACGGCGTGACCCCGGATGTGCTGTCCAGCGCCAAGAGCCTGGGCGGCGGTTTCCCGATCGCCGCGATGCTGACCACCGAGGCGCTGGCCAGCCACCTGGCGGTCGGCACCCACGGCACTACCTACGGCGGCAACCCGCTGGGGTGCGCGGTCGCCGAGGCGCTGCTCGATGTGGTCAACACGCCAGAGGTGCTCGAGGGCGTCAAGGCCAAGCATGAGCGCTTCAAGGTGCGCCTGCTGCAGGTCGGTGAGCGCTACGGGGTGTTCTCCGGCGTACGTGGCATGGGCCTGTTGATCGGTGCGGTGCTGGCCGATGCGTGGAAGGGCAAGGCGCGGGAATTTTTCGATGGGGCGGCCGAGGAGAACCTGATGATCCTGCAGGCCGGCCCGGACGTGGTGCGCTTCGCCCCCAGCCTGGTGATCGAGGATGCCGACATCGACGAGGGGCTGGACCGCTTCGAGCGCGCCGTCGCCAAGCTGGCGGGCGCCTGA
- a CDS encoding sugar kinase, translating to MSTPTNQTSPIAVGLIGECMVELQRQADGGMRQGFGGDTLNTAIYLNRLCRREGVAIDYLTAVGDDPLSQAMRARWREDGVGDGRVRVLMDRLPGLYMIQTDAQGERSFLYWRGESAARHCFDGPGADELLAALGDYHTLYLSGISLAILTVEGRERLLEALCQARSRGTRIVFDNNYRPRLWPDAAEARRHHEALLGMVDIALVTWEDDVAVFGFAPPEQLFSHYAGLGVGEVVVKRGARSCLLHTADGRAEVSAETVEQVVDTTAAGDAFSAAYLAARLRGGEPEVAARWGHRLAGSVIQHPGALMPLAAMPSMPALR from the coding sequence ATGTCGACCCCAACCAACCAGACATCACCGATAGCGGTCGGCCTGATCGGCGAGTGCATGGTCGAGCTGCAACGGCAGGCTGACGGCGGCATGCGCCAAGGCTTCGGCGGCGACACGCTGAACACGGCGATCTACCTGAACCGCCTGTGCCGGCGCGAGGGTGTGGCGATCGACTACCTCACCGCCGTGGGCGACGACCCGTTGAGCCAGGCGATGCGCGCGCGCTGGCGGGAAGACGGCGTGGGTGATGGCCGCGTGCGCGTGCTGATGGATCGGCTGCCGGGCCTGTACATGATCCAGACCGACGCCCAGGGCGAGCGAAGTTTTCTCTACTGGCGGGGCGAGTCCGCCGCCCGGCATTGCTTCGATGGCCCGGGCGCCGACGAGCTGCTGGCGGCTCTTGGCGACTATCACACGCTGTATCTCAGCGGTATCAGCCTGGCCATTCTCACCGTCGAAGGGCGTGAGCGCCTGCTGGAGGCCCTGTGCCAGGCGCGCAGCCGGGGCACGCGCATCGTCTTCGACAACAATTACCGGCCGCGGCTGTGGCCAGATGCGGCCGAGGCGCGGCGGCACCATGAAGCGCTACTGGGTATGGTGGATATCGCACTGGTTACCTGGGAGGACGACGTCGCCGTGTTCGGTTTCGCCCCCCCGGAGCAGCTCTTCAGTCACTACGCAGGCCTCGGCGTGGGCGAGGTGGTGGTCAAGCGCGGCGCGCGCAGCTGCCTGCTGCACACCGCCGATGGCCGCGCCGAGGTGTCGGCAGAAACGGTCGAGCAGGTGGTGGATACCACGGCCGCTGGCGATGCGTTCAGTGCGGCCTACCTGGCCGCTCGCCTGCGTGGTGGCGAGCCCGAGGTGGCGGCACGCTGGGGGCACCGTCTGGCCGGCAGCGTGATCCAGCACCCGGGTGCGCTGATGCCCCTGGCGGCGATGCCAAGCATGCCCGCGTTGCGCTGA
- a CDS encoding sodium:solute symporter family protein: MNSNIFLGSFFVYLLAMIALGWWVSRHHRSTGDDFLLGGRSIPLFLTIGTTVATMVGTGSSMGAVGFGYNNGWAGALYGIGGAVGILLLAVLFASVRKLRFMTMSEELAYYVGGSRVVRNVVALLIYIASIGWLGAHILGGGMYLAWITDIDLNTAKFVVAIGFGLYCVIGGYLAVVWTDTIQAILLFIGFIAMAVFALVEIGGFEHLADNMDASTTGFLGISSLGPIPAISLAAVVAIGVLATPSFRQRIYSADSVGSVRRSFMFTGILYLGFSIIPAIIGMAAHTLAPNLENSNYAFPFLATQVLPLWLGLLVMIAGLSATMSSASSDALAGVSIMMRDLYILVTGHTPPAERVVRYSRFALLFTIGMALAFALTSDNIISYITKMIATVMAGMFVCAILGKFWGRYNWQGAIATLVAASSTSLAIISHAGWSAYWGNPSIPAVIAAVVAGLVVSLLSPRCQITPEQALARVTEERESMETPVKIVS, from the coding sequence ATGAACAGCAACATCTTTCTCGGCAGTTTCTTCGTCTACCTCCTGGCCATGATCGCGCTGGGCTGGTGGGTATCGCGCCACCATCGCTCCACCGGCGACGACTTTCTCCTCGGCGGGCGCAGCATTCCGCTGTTTCTCACCATCGGCACCACCGTCGCGACCATGGTCGGCACCGGCTCGAGCATGGGCGCGGTGGGCTTTGGCTACAACAATGGCTGGGCCGGTGCGCTGTACGGCATTGGCGGAGCGGTCGGCATTCTGCTGCTGGCCGTGCTGTTCGCCTCGGTTCGCAAGCTGCGTTTCATGACCATGAGCGAAGAGCTGGCCTATTACGTGGGCGGCAGCCGGGTGGTGCGCAACGTGGTGGCGCTGCTGATCTACATCGCCAGCATCGGCTGGCTGGGTGCGCATATCCTAGGCGGCGGCATGTACCTGGCGTGGATCACCGACATCGACCTGAACACCGCAAAATTCGTGGTCGCCATCGGCTTCGGCCTGTACTGCGTGATCGGCGGCTACCTGGCCGTGGTGTGGACCGACACCATCCAGGCCATTCTGCTGTTCATCGGTTTCATCGCCATGGCGGTATTCGCCCTGGTCGAGATCGGCGGCTTCGAGCATCTCGCCGACAACATGGACGCCAGCACCACCGGTTTTCTGGGGATAAGCAGCCTGGGGCCGATTCCGGCGATTTCCCTCGCCGCCGTGGTCGCCATCGGGGTGCTGGCCACGCCGTCCTTCCGCCAGCGTATCTACTCGGCGGACTCGGTTGGCAGCGTGCGCCGCTCCTTCATGTTCACCGGCATCCTGTATCTGGGCTTTTCGATCATTCCGGCGATCATCGGCATGGCCGCGCACACCCTCGCGCCGAATCTGGAAAACAGCAATTACGCGTTCCCGTTCCTGGCCACCCAGGTATTGCCACTCTGGCTGGGCCTGCTGGTGATGATCGCCGGGCTTTCCGCGACCATGTCCAGCGCCAGTTCGGATGCCCTGGCAGGCGTGTCGATCATGATGCGTGATCTCTACATCCTGGTCACCGGCCACACCCCGCCGGCCGAGCGCGTGGTGCGCTATTCGCGCTTCGCCCTGCTGTTCACCATCGGCATGGCCCTGGCCTTCGCCCTCACCTCGGACAACATCATCAGCTACATCACCAAGATGATCGCCACGGTCATGGCCGGCATGTTCGTCTGCGCCATCCTCGGCAAGTTCTGGGGCCGCTATAACTGGCAAGGCGCGATTGCCACCCTGGTCGCGGCCTCCAGCACCTCGCTGGCGATCATCAGCCATGCCGGCTGGAGCGCCTACTGGGGCAACCCCAGCATTCCAGCGGTTATCGCGGCAGTGGTGGCCGGGCTGGTGGTATCGCTGCTCAGCCCGCGCTGTCAGATCACCCCGGAACAGGCGCTGGCCCGGGTGACCGAAGAGCGCGAGTCAATGGAGACGCCGGTGAAGATCGTTTCCTGA
- a CDS encoding MurR/RpiR family transcriptional regulator — translation MNLEIDILSRITERYPTLREAERKVAAMIIDDIDFVTSANISSIAARAGVSDASVTRFAKSIGCQDVRELKLRLAQSLAVGRRFIQEASEEDGIGAVYEIAKQTLDLNRELIANADIEGALDLLDGARQIVIFGAGGGSVVLAQEMQFRLVRLGYAVSAYSQALMPRMVAATLDPSDLVVALSVTGFTPEIVDAARIARSYDAQVLALTASDSPLAQQANVILPIAARETDFIYHPSSSRYAMLAAIDVLAMSLALRHRQRSRDKLRRLKLTLDSHRGGDNRQPLGD, via the coding sequence GTGAATCTGGAAATCGACATCCTGTCGCGCATCACCGAACGTTACCCGACCCTGCGCGAAGCCGAGCGCAAGGTCGCGGCCATGATCATCGACGATATCGACTTCGTGACCAGCGCCAACATCTCCAGCATCGCCGCCCGCGCCGGTGTCAGCGATGCCAGCGTCACCCGCTTCGCCAAGTCCATCGGCTGCCAGGACGTGCGCGAGCTCAAGCTGCGCCTGGCGCAATCGCTCGCCGTCGGCCGGCGTTTCATTCAGGAGGCCAGCGAAGAGGACGGCATCGGCGCGGTATACGAGATCGCCAAGCAGACCCTCGACCTCAACCGCGAACTGATCGCCAATGCCGATATCGAGGGCGCCCTCGATCTGCTCGACGGCGCCCGGCAGATCGTCATCTTCGGTGCCGGTGGCGGCTCGGTGGTGCTTGCCCAGGAGATGCAATTCCGCCTGGTGCGCCTGGGTTATGCCGTCAGCGCCTACTCCCAGGCACTGATGCCGCGCATGGTCGCCGCCACGCTCGACCCCAGCGACCTGGTAGTGGCGCTGTCGGTGACCGGCTTCACCCCGGAAATCGTCGACGCGGCGCGCATCGCCCGCAGTTACGACGCCCAGGTGCTGGCGCTGACCGCCTCGGATTCGCCCCTGGCGCAGCAGGCCAACGTGATCCTGCCGATTGCCGCTCGGGAGACCGACTTCATCTACCACCCCTCGTCGTCGCGCTACGCCATGCTGGCGGCCATCGACGTGCTGGCCATGAGCCTGGCGCTGCGCCACCGGCAGCGCTCGCGCGACAAACTGCGGCGCCTGAAGCTGACCCTCGACAGCCACCGTGGCGGCGACAACCGCCAGCCGCTGGGGGACTGA
- a CDS encoding RidA family protein, which yields MSIKRYGAEGGTGTGGQKLPFSRAVEAGGWLYVSGQTPMKDGEVVEGGIIEQSRLAFQNCLDIMAEAGYGVEDVVHVTTVLTDARYFSSFNKVFKEIFGDHPPARICSVQDLVVDCKVEVDVKCFKASRA from the coding sequence ATGAGCATCAAACGTTATGGCGCCGAAGGCGGAACCGGAACCGGCGGGCAGAAGCTGCCGTTCTCACGCGCGGTGGAAGCCGGTGGCTGGCTCTACGTGTCCGGCCAGACGCCCATGAAGGACGGTGAAGTGGTCGAAGGCGGCATCATCGAGCAATCGCGCCTGGCCTTTCAGAACTGCCTCGACATCATGGCCGAGGCCGGCTACGGCGTCGAAGACGTGGTGCACGTGACCACCGTGCTCACCGACGCGCGCTACTTCAGCTCGTTCAACAAGGTCTTCAAGGAAATCTTCGGTGACCACCCGCCGGCGCGTATCTGCAGCGTTCAGGACCTGGTGGTCGACTGCAAGGTCGAGGTCGACGTGAAGTGCTTCAAGGCCTCGCGCGCCTGA
- the aruF gene encoding arginine/ornithine succinyltransferase subunit alpha produces the protein MLVMRPARMTDLAEVQRLAADSPVGVTSLPDNAERLRDKIAASEASFAAEVSFNGEERYFFVLEDSETGRLSGCSGIVASAGYSEPFYSFRNETFVHNSRELKIHNKIHVLSLCHDLTGNSLLTSFYVERGLVDSVWAELNSRARLLFAACHPARFADAMVVEIVGESDDAGESPFWDAVGRHFFGMSYAEAERLCGLRSRAYLAELMPHYPIYVPLLPDTAQESMGLVHPRAQVSFDILMRDGFETDHYIDIFDGGPTLHARTSGIRTIAQSAVVPVMLGEAGEGGQAYLVSNEQLQGFRAVVAELNWAPGQPALLDPQTAQILGVAEGGQVRLVAV, from the coding sequence ATGCTGGTTATGCGCCCTGCGCGAATGACCGACCTTGCCGAAGTGCAGCGCCTGGCCGCGGACAGCCCGGTGGGCGTCACCTCGCTGCCCGACAACGCCGAGCGCCTGCGCGACAAGATCGCCGCCTCGGAAGCGTCGTTCGCCGCCGAGGTCAGCTTCAATGGTGAGGAACGCTACTTCTTCGTGCTCGAAGACAGCGAAACCGGCCGTCTCTCGGGCTGTTCGGGCATCGTCGCTTCGGCGGGCTACTCCGAGCCGTTCTACAGCTTTCGCAACGAGACCTTCGTTCACAACTCCCGTGAGCTGAAGATCCACAACAAGATCCACGTGCTGTCGCTGTGTCACGACCTGACCGGCAACAGCCTGCTGACCAGCTTCTATGTCGAGCGCGGCCTGGTCGACAGTGTGTGGGCCGAGCTCAACTCCCGGGCGCGCCTGCTGTTCGCCGCCTGCCACCCGGCGCGCTTCGCCGATGCCATGGTGGTGGAGATCGTCGGCGAGAGCGACGACGCCGGCGAGTCGCCGTTCTGGGATGCGGTCGGTCGGCATTTCTTCGGCATGAGCTACGCCGAGGCCGAGCGCCTGTGCGGGCTGCGCAGCCGCGCCTACCTGGCCGAGCTGATGCCCCATTACCCGATCTACGTGCCGCTGCTGCCGGATACCGCCCAGGAGTCCATGGGCCTGGTGCATCCGCGTGCCCAGGTGTCGTTCGACATCCTGATGCGCGACGGCTTCGAAACCGATCACTACATCGACATCTTCGACGGCGGCCCGACCCTGCACGCACGTACTTCCGGCATTCGCACCATCGCCCAGAGCGCGGTGGTGCCGGTGATGCTCGGCGAAGCGGGCGAGGGCGGCCAGGCCTACCTGGTCAGCAACGAGCAACTGCAGGGCTTTCGCGCCGTGGTCGCCGAACTCAACTGGGCGCCGGGCCAGCCCGCGCTGCTCGACCCACAGACCGCACAGATCCTCGGTGTCGCCGAGGGCGGCCAGGTAAGGCTGGTGGCGGTATGA